The following coding sequences lie in one Sus scrofa isolate TJ Tabasco breed Duroc unplaced genomic scaffold, Sscrofa11.1 Contig597, whole genome shotgun sequence genomic window:
- the LOC110258989 gene encoding LOW QUALITY PROTEIN: olfactory receptor 6C2-like (The sequence of the model RefSeq protein was modified relative to this genomic sequence to represent the inferred CDS: inserted 1 base in 1 codon) — translation MKNFTAITTFILVGLTDDPNLQILLFIFLFLTYLLSVVGNLTIITLTLVDSHLKTPMYFFLQNFSILEVSLTTVCIPRFLYTMASGDNTVTYNACTTQLFFVIVLGVTEFFLLSAMSYDRYVAIGKPXHYTTIMCSTACIRFLLGCYVIALIIVLPPYIMGLDLEFCDSNVIDHFGCDAAPILKITCSDTAFIERFVLVLAVLTLLFTLVCVILSYTYIIRTILRFPSAQQRKKAFSTCSSHVIVVSITYGSCIFIYIKPHAKEGVAMNKMVSVLTTSVAPVMNPFIYTLRNKQVVQAFKDQKHCSCGKELKDY, via the exons ATGAAAAATTTCACAGCAATAACAACATTCATCCTAGTGGGACTTACAGATGACCCAAATCTACAGATtctgcttttcatctttttgtttctaaCCTACCTGTTGAGTGTTGTTGGGAACCTGACCATCATCACTCTCACCTTGGTAGATTCCCATCTCAAAacacccatgtattttttcctccagaaTTTCTCCATCTTGGAAGTGTCCCTCACAACAGTCTGCATTCCCAGATTCCTCTACACAATGGCATCAGGGGACAATACTGTTACCTACAATGCATGCACCactcaattattttttgttatcGTGCTGGGTGTGACCGAGTTTTTTCTCCTGAgtgccatgtcctatgaccgctacgtggccatcggCAAAC TGCATTACACCACCATCATGTGCAGCACAGCCTGCATCAGGTTCCTTCTTGGCTGCTACGTGATTGCTCTGATCATCGTTCTCCCGCCCTATATAATGGGCTTGGACCTCGAGTTTTGTGACTCGAATGTCATCGATCACTTTGGCTGTGATGCTGCTCCCATCCTGAAGATTACTTGCTCAGACACAGCCTTCATAGAGCGATTTGTCTTGGTCCTGGCTGTGCTGACCCTCCTGTTCACCTTGGTGTGTGTAATTCTGTCCTACACCTACATCATCAGGACCATTCTCAGATTtccttctgcccagcaaaggaaaaaggcttTTTCTACCTGTTCTTCCCATGTAATTGTGGTTTCTATCACTTATGGAAGCTGCATTTTCATCTATATCAAACCACACGCAAAAGAAGGGGTTGCCATGAATAAGATGGTGTCAGTACTGACAACGTCAGTTGCCCCTGTAATGAATCCCTTCATTTATACTCTGAGGAACAAGCAAGTGGTACAAGCTTTCAAAGATCAAAagcattgcagctgtggcaaagaaCTAAAGGACTACTGA